The Lycium ferocissimum isolate CSIRO_LF1 chromosome 8, AGI_CSIRO_Lferr_CH_V1, whole genome shotgun sequence DNA segment ttcctaaatgTTTTAGAAAACATTCGCACCAACCAAACAcggaaaaattagaaaaccataccaaacacacccatagTAATGAAATTCACTCTcagaaaatcaagattttaaaGGTGGTGATCACGAAGAAAATAAGATTGTTGGCAGCAAGGTTCAGCATACATACTTGAGTAGTTAAGAACTTGTAGCATCTTCACCATTTCCtagcttgagggggagtgttgaGAGTAAAGAGAAATCAGGGGTAAAAACAGTCTTTTTACCTAGTCTGTTAATTAGTAACTAACCGTAATTAGGACAGTTAGTTATAGTTAGTTATAGGTCATCAAGGATTTAAGCTGAGAAGATCCTATATATTAGTATCCTGTACTCTCATTTGTAAGCACATTGAATATGAATTTCATTACAAATATTCTCTCTCATCTTTTTTCTCCCGGTTCTTCAATATTTCTAGGGTTGAAATCTGTGATTAACAAGAAGTCGAAGTATCTAATGTGTTTAACAAGCCAAGTTCTTTCAATATTTAAGCTCAGTTACTAAAACAATAATGCCTAACTTAGGTCTCAATTAGAGTAAGCAAACTTCATCACgacaaaaatgattttgaagGATCTTCTTTTTCTGTTCAGATAAGGTTTAACACATAATGACAAATGAAAAATGAgcagaaaaaaatggaaatgcTCGTGTTAAATTGGAACAAGTTAAGATTGGTAACCATCTAATGAGATCTCATACCTAAACCCTTTAGCAATCTCAAAGAAGTGAACATTTTCCTCAGGTGTGCCTACTTTGATGCCATGTCCAAGGTTCAAAAGATGTTTCCCTTTACCAGCTTTCTTGACAGTATCATTTATTCGACTGGTGATAAATTCCTTTGAGCCAAAAAGGACTCCAGGATCCACATTACATTGTAcggccactttttttttttttttttttttttttttgataaaaccTTGTACTGCCACATTAGGACCCAGTCGTCTCCTTCCATCAGCCATATCAACTGTCCAATCCAAGCTTACTACATCTACACCAGTCAAGGGTAGTCTCTCAAGCAAGCCGCCAGATCCACTTGGGTAAAGAATCAGTGGGAGATCAGGACGAGTTAGCTTCACCTAGTCCACTATCTGTTTTACATAAGACAGACTAAACTCTTCAAAATCGACTGGGCTTAGCTCAGTGAACCAGAGGGAAAGAGAAAACGAAGCAGCTTTTTATCGTCTTTCTCCAACATCTACAATTCTACAACTGGGATGTTTACACAGGGGTGCCTCCATTTCTAAAATCTTTGTTAATAATAAAATACCTGTAACAGGAGTGTGAAGACAGCTTAAACAGTGAAGGAATAATGCCAGCTTGCATCAAGTTCTTTGCGCTCCAGCTTCTTTTTTCCACCAATTAAGGGAGAAAAAAACACCTGTGAATTAGTTTGATTTACTACGGAGTAATATATTTTCCCTTGCCCTTCACCACCGTTTTTACTTAAAAACGTCAGGACTAGTTCTCATTTTGCTCTTACAACTTACAGTAAATCATAGTCTTGAATCTATCTTTCCGAGCTTCAAATCAACTGGAAGCTCAGAAACTACTTTACCGTATGTTGTCAATCTCTGTACGTCTTTGTCGGTACAGGTGATGAGCCCGTGTTTCATCGCCCCTCTCCAAGTGGCTTGCGATCAATTTCTTATAAACATGAATGCCCGGTTTCAAGGATTGACCAATCATTAAAGATAGAAACTCGTCCGCTTCTTTCAATCTTCCACGTTGACACAAAGCAATAATTAATGAATCAAAAATCGAAGCATTAGGGGAGATCGACCTATATTGGATTTCGTAGTAAAGCTTAAGTGCTCCCTCAACGTCACATGCGTTGGCATAACCAGCAATGAGGTAAGTATACATGCTTTGATCCGGAACGAAACCCTTATCCATCAGTTTAGTCAATAGTTGATCAGCATACTTTGCATTTCCATTTTCACAAAGCTTGGCAACAAGTTTGTTAAAAGATAAACAACTAGGAAGGAAACCATATGCCATCATTTTATCACAAAATTTCAAGCTTTCTTCTAATCTTCCCATTTCTGAACAACTCTTAATCAGATGATCGAATGTTTCACCAAATGGTTTTGTATTCAAGCACTCCATTTCACCCATCAGCTTAATTGCTTCATCTATTCGCTCTTCCTCACAATATGCACCAATAAACGAATCGTACACTAGTGCATTCCCTTCAAAACCCCGCCTAACCATTTCATCGTAAACTCCCCAAGCGGACTCCAAATCTCTCGTCTTCACCTTTGCAAGAACGACCAAAGAACAAGAAATCGTATCGAGTATCATATTCTTTTGCAACATTCTCTTCATCAACCTCAACCCGTCTTCGATCCTACCTTCCTCAATCATCCCATAAATCAAACACGTATTCACAACAACCCCGGGTTGTTGACATCTTTTTCCATGACTTTTTTCGACAACATCCAAAAATCTCTGCAACCTCCCTTCTTTACACAAAGCACTAATCATTATTCTAGTTGTCATTTCGTTCGGGTATATCCTTTTCTCAatcatatactcatatatacCCCAAACCATACAAGTCTTTTCGGACTTTTGCACTACATGTAGCAAAGTATTATAACTAATGACACTTAACATAAATCCATTTTCATCCAACAATTTACAAACATCCAAACTCTTATCTATCAATCTCAACTTAGCACAACTTTGCACAaacaaatcaaacacaaacGGACACGAATCGACTAACTTATAACTCCCAATTAAAGAATCAAGAACAACAAATAATGTCTCATTTCTCAAAGCTGATTCAATCAATGCATTAGCATGTCTAACAAGCTTAgattttgcaagaatatgaatTATAACACAATAAATAAAAACCCCATGTCTAGTATTGCTATTTTTAGCTGACCAATGAAAGAAATTGAGGGCATTTTTAGCATCAATTGGTTCTTTGAGATGTAAGAGTATTTCTTGAATAATTGAGGGAGTGAAGTGAAAAGACTGGAACTTTTTGGTTAAAGATTCCCAATTTTCACCTTTGCGTAAGGAATTGCAGATAGAAGTGATGATGGGGTTGTTGGTATTGGTGGAATCTTGAAGAACTTGGAGTGAATGTGTTGAATATGAATTTTTGTGGGGTTGAATGAAGAAATGGGAAGTTTTGGGGGCAGTGAAGTGTAAAGATTGGAACTTTTCTGTTAAAGATTCCCAATTTTCACCTTTGTGTAGGGAATTGCATATATTGGTGATGATGGGGTTGTTGGTATTGAGGGAACTTTGGAGAGTTTGGAGTGAATGTGTTGAATAACGTGTGGTTTTGTGGGGTTGAATGAAGAGATGGGAAGTTTTGGTGAGTAAATTGGAAGATAAAGGTGGAATTAAACGAGGTAGCTTTGTGTTCATGGTTGATTGAGGTGCGTAGGGCGGCGGTGCAGGGAGTTGGAAAGAAAGAGATTCATTTTGCTCTTTTGAGGTTTGGCAAATTATCTGGGTACTGTTACTAATTGAGTCACTTTACCAAACGATGAATCACTATAGAAGGCAATTTTTCTTAACCCCTCggtttggatggtggtttctgagtcattaatgtatggttttttataaaattatatttgtttttattattcttaaaattatgtaGTATAGTGTTCTAAACTCGTGGTTCATTCCATGGTTATATAATTGTGaaaagtttcaatttttgaaattacaaatttggtgatttttccgtgattatgtattttatttctccATTATACCCTCCCTCTACGATCCACCCACCCTACCCCCCACCCCCGCCCCTCCCACTCACCTCCAACTACCCCACTCCTCTGCCACCCAACCagcacccactacccctcaccaccgcccaaccccaccccaccccacaacaACTCACCCCTACGCTCATCCCACAATACCCACGTCACACCACCCAACCCTCTACTACCCCTTACCACTATCCAACCCTACCCCCACAACCACTTACCACCACCCTACCACCAACTACCCCACTCTCATCCGATAGCCACTCACCTCACATcgcccacccctccaccacccccacccattACGTACttatttttaaagttcctattttattctttacttgagttttattaatatatactccctccgtttcaatttatatgaacccatttgactgggcacgacatttaagaaagagggaagacttttgaaacttgtggttcaaaataagccttgaaattttgtgtggctataaatcattcataaagtgaatttgtttccaaattaggaaagaggtcattcattttggcacggactaaaaaggaaataggttcaaacaaattaaaacagaatgagtataaattaatttctaattaagagttaagggtgttttagtaaacttacaagttattatacaagATCTacatcaaaccaaacaatacaaatgttattaaaccacaacaaacgatgcagtctatccaaacattgtgttcattaatacagtacaatacaatacaacaccatatcgtaccataccatactgtacattaataaaccacgggaaacaaccatccaaacagagggttAGTGTAATCCAAAGATTCCATGTGGCCCAAACCCCGTCTCCCCTCCTTGATGGTCCTACTTAATTATCCCTCGGattaaaaaagagtgttcacaAAGTCATTTACACATCTTaaaaaatactaacttctagataaaaatgagtaatttgactaaactatttctaattaaataggtattgaaatt contains these protein-coding regions:
- the LOC132068498 gene encoding pentatricopeptide repeat-containing protein At1g66345, mitochondrial; amino-acid sequence: MNTKLPRLIPPLSSNLLTKTSHLFIQPHKTTRYSTHSLQTLQSSLNTNNPIITNICNSLHKGENWESLTEKFQSLHFTAPKTSHFFIQPHKNSYSTHSLQVLQDSTNTNNPIITSICNSLRKGENWESLTKKFQSFHFTPSIIQEILLHLKEPIDAKNALNFFHWSAKNSNTRHGVFIYCVIIHILAKSKLVRHANALIESALRNETLFVVLDSLIGSYKLVDSCPFVFDLFVQSCAKLRLIDKSLDVCKLLDENGFMLSVISYNTLLHVVQKSEKTCMVWGIYEYMIEKRIYPNEMTTRIMISALCKEGRLQRFLDVVEKSHGKRCQQPGVVVNTCLIYGMIEEGRIEDGLRLMKRMLQKNMILDTISCSLVVLAKVKTRDLESAWGVYDEMVRRGFEGNALVYDSFIGAYCEEERIDEAIKLMGEMECLNTKPFGETFDHLIKSCSEMGRLEESLKFCDKMMAYGFLPSCLSFNKLVAKLCENGNAKYADQLLTKLMDKGFVPDQSMYTYLIAGYANACDVEGALKLYYEIQYRSISPNASIFDSLIIALCQRGRLKEADEFLSLMIGQSLKPGIHVYKKLIASHLERGDETRAHHLYRQRRTEIDNIRCFFLP